The region gtgcaaaaaaccTGAAGACCAGAACTGTTTTGACTTCTGCCATATGACAGAAAACAGAAAGCAGGTGTGGTGTGTATGAAAGAGAGACAGCGAGAAAACCTAAAAACATTAGCGTACTAAGAGAAAGGTTAGACCAGCTAAACCCACTCCTGCTGCTGCAAACAGTGCTGTCTTCATGGAGGACTCTTGGTTCATCTGTCTTGCATTGTGgaaaaacctgcagaaaccctccTACAAAAGACAAGAGAGATCAGGATGAGATTCACATTTTGCTTCCCATTCGATACAGTTAGATCAGTATGTTGGACCTCATTAGACAAAGTATCTAAAATGTCAACAATATACAGAGAGATTGCATAATAGCACAGCCTACTTACACACTCAGAATATATGAGAGCATTACATAACCCTGCTCTCAGGAGGAGCGGCACATACATCtttaacatttcaaattaaatattccTCAGAATTCCTACTGCTTTGGCCAAATGTATCTGACATAATCCATGCACTCCTGACAACAGGCATACCTAGTATGCCAGTTTCAGAAGCAAACTGATATTTCAAGGGTTAAATGTAGATATGACAGTTTCAAAAGCAGAAGGCAAAAGCACAGGCGTGCGTGACTGCTGTTTGTAACTGCCTAAGGACCAGAACAAACAGCAGAAGGCTTGAAGAGTCAGCCTGAGcagctgtcttcagacagacacCTGCTGCACTGGTCAGAGTCCAGGTGCACTAGCTCACATTCATATGCTGCACAAACTCTGAGTGAATCATGGAGTATGGTAAGCAACTGTATGGTAAACACAATAGAGTAAATGGCTGAGTGGCCATCGGCTCTGCTTTCAACAGCTGCcaaataaaagagaaagagaaaataggGAAGAGAGACAGAAAGGGTCAAACCAGGACTCTCAAACTCTTCATTCATGCAAATACAAGCTGGCATTTTCCTTAAGCCagcacatttataattttaagactACACTATGACACCACTAGTGATGTTTTAAAAGAGTATATTTGCCCCTCATGACATTCCAAATCTTTGACTTTCCCTTGCGGAACACAAAAGCAGAAGCGCAGCAGGTCCTATTTTTCAATGTACTCCAAGTCATCTGAAGGTCATACAAAAGCTTtctgtgaggaacagactgacatttttaatcttaatttgCTTAAAATCTTCCTCTCTGTCAAAGCTTATTCCTCTGCATTCAAATTTGGCACATCTAAAATGGCAAACACGATTACTTATCGTATATTAATGGCTTTAGACCTGAAATATGATGAACAAAAGTTGTATAGACTACTTTTATGCACCTTTTTTAAAGCTTGACAAATTGGTCCCTATATAATTATATGGATAAGAGCAGAAGGTTTGTGAAAATTCATATGTGTGAGATTTTGATGCTCAATTACTCTAATAAAGTTgacatgaaatgaaaaatattgaactgtggtcacatttaccattgtttgGTGAATTTTCACAGGCAAAATcaagtcatttcaataggaatccacacAATCGGGAATTTTGTGTGAGGGCAAAAAGATTTTGAAACCGGTTCAAGCTGGACTTGTAAATTTGCCATGTTAACCAACAGAAATTTGCTTGATTTGAAAGTGACTGTGCTCTTTGCATGGCTACactattgacaaaaaaataaataaaaacacaattgccTTTTTGCCCACAAAATTTGACCGTTActacaaaaacattaagaaagtGGTATTTTTTTAAGCTACATAAAGTGCATTCAttaaacattatcttttaaacaataaacaaatctGTATTAAACCACCCTATGGCTAAACCATTTGCATTTGACTGTGTTGACTAACATGTTCCGCAGAATCATGAGTGTAATTACAACAGATATCAGTCTGCATAAATAAACAACATCTCCTGGGGTTATTGAGGGTATTTAAAGTTGGAACAAGTATTGCTTTCATAGGTCAGTGCCTAGGAGTCTGAAGAACCGGACGCCTACACAGAAAAAAGTCCATGGTGAGACATTTGAGAGcctgtttaaaagtgttttaaagaGCAGTTCTGCTTCCCCACAAGCATTCCCAGGATTCTTTGGCTTGTCTCACTCTCTAATTGACAAAAACAGGGTGGCCACAAGAAGGTATACACTGCCCTACTCGAAAAACTAGACCAGCATATCACTGACACTGCAATACCTTCCAATGACAGTTTACAAATGTGCATATTGAAGTATACAGATAGGAAAAGGTCAGAGATTCTGGTATGAAACGCTGTACAAAATAGGCTGTTTTTCTCGGAGTAAAAACGAAAGATCAAACGATGCACTTTAAACACCCACGCAGTTTCATATTAAACCAGAACTGATGTAGAAAAAAAAGCCCTCACTAAATGCCTCGCTAAAAGTTGAAACTTGACAACTACACAGGGTCTTCCTACTACCTACACATCAACCCTGTACCGcacaaacaaaaaatatcatGGCTTTAAAACCATCATTTACCAGCATAAAGGCATCTGCCGCAGTCTACACAGCTAATGCTTACCCAGCCTCCGTTTTCCACCAGCCAGTCTTGTTTTTCCCCTCCAAGGTAATCAGCGATGGTCTCGGCCAGTCTCCGGGAGCACTCTGAATTCTCTCCTCTGGACAGGAGCTCACTGGCCAGCACTCCAGTGAAAGTAAAGATGGAGACCACCCTCCCCCAGTTCAGTTTCCCATCTACCACCAGTTCCCTCATGACTCTCTGCAGACACTTGCTGGGGTCTGATCCGCAGACGTCCAGGAACTCCTGGGAGAGGGATCGGAATTTGGTTCTGTGCTGCTGCTCCATCTCTTTGGCCAGGTATCTCATGGCTTCTGCTGACTCGCTGGGAGGAGTCTGTTGGATCCCGCTGCAGAAGCCGATGTAATCTTCTGCCAGCATCAAAGTCTGTTCCCTCAACCAACAGGACATTTTCTAAAAGGCAGGGTCATAAAACATTAGACAGGGTTTTGTAATATTAGAAATCTTGTTTATCACATGTCCATTCATGCAGCTAAACTTAGTTAAGAGACTAGGGAATATGTGAATGTTTAACACGAATGTCACTCtacagtatttaaataaattattatacgaAATAACATCAAAATAGTAACGTTTTAAacgaaacatttttaattaattgttattttgcCATGTTATTTGTCAACGAGGCCTACCTTTTAATGGTTTGATGTAAACATCCCTCGCAAAAAAATTACCATAGTAGGCTAAACACAATTTCGACCAAAATGTTAGTTACTGCTGCTATTGTCACTTCTGTCAAATCATAATTAATACTAGGTAGGCTACTATGTATATTGTACTTATCATTCAGGGTTACAAGTTTTCagaatgttttcattttgtaTCATTTGTTAGTTATGGCTAAAACCTTTACCAGTTATAGTAATTACTCATTTCATTTCAGTTGTACGTCATTACGGGTTAATTCAAGCAAGCGCTTGCGTTCATGTGTCTATGCAACATTAACAGATCGCAGATAAGTTCATAAATgcgtaaattattcataattactgCGTGTGTTAGCCTGTTTGTTTGGGTTCAGGCCTTCAGGCAAAACATaataacatttagattcaacaatGTCCACTGTAAACCTGCTTACGTCACTTTTTGTCGCTAGTATTAACACAGAATCCATATGAATAAGCAGAATTTGATAAAAACAGCACTGAGAAATGAAAGGCAGCGCACGCAACACTGTGAAACACAAAGCCGGCTGCGCCATTGCGCACGAGAATACAAAGAAGCGAGCCAACAGAACGGTTTTAAATATACGTTTTTCTCAATACATTTCAACTTAAGTCTGATTTTTAAAGGAATTGTATAATGAAATTGATAATTTCTCTCTAtaaaagtgaaaataataatGCAGCTCACCCTCCCAGCGATGTCAGACTGCGCTCTCCACCCACAGTTGCGCAAACAGCAGTCAGATCTCATAGGAGACGCTCCGTCACTCCACCCAGTGCACACGCTTTATCAACGTACGTCCCCTTTCCTTGCGCAGACACGCCTCTCGCGTCAGGACGCTTTCTTTTCATATTGTACTTTCCATTCAATATTTCTGATACAGAACGATTTTCTGTTTTCAGTATTACGACACTATAAAATGTAATCATTGGCAGTTTTCATTGATTCCCGAAGAATTGTAACTTGCGTAAAAATCTTTTCCAATTATGTTTTGacgaatatttattttatttattttttcattttttaagtgtGTTAACATTTCAGTTTTGAACTCGTTTATCACACGGTataaacactcaaacacacacaaaaacaggaaAATACCTTTAATTCTCCCAAATACAGTGGCAATATTTTATAAACCCCAAACAATAGTAAACATATAGTTTATATTTTCAGGAAACTGCTAACAATACTGATGTGGACAAACAAATCAATCAGCTAATTGGGATTATGATTATATTACACatgatgtgaacacacacacatacacactttaaacacttatctatatatatatatatttgaattctaTTGCAAGCAAAACTCATTCATGAATGTAAATTTCAAGACTTCTAAAAAAATACGTATTTGATCTAGACCAAATGCACAAGTAATCCTactaaaatatatctaaaaaaagtATAGTTATTTATCTtaaaacatttatgttttaattaaaaaaaatattttacaaacgaATTATTCAACGGCAATCCTTTTCAAatagtgtattatatatatatatacttaaatatatttatatattattatttatatatttatttatttagtgagaATCCATGGAAAAGAGACATCTAATTGTGCTAAGATAACTATAAGGACCTCTAGATAAGTCCCACTGTGTGCTGTGATACTGAGAAGCCAAAGTACAAATATCTTCTCACACTGCTGCAGAAGAACTCTTCAAGCCCAGATCTGCAACAAAGAAATGAGATAAAATTAGGAGATAAAATAGTTCAGTGCAAACCAAGATGATCACCATAGCATATGATAATTCACAAAAGAGGAACTAAGAAGTTTCTATTCTTTACACCTTATAAAGGTTAGACAGAAAAGACCACGGGGAAACTATAACCTATGTTGAGTAATTCCCCTACTGCTCTCAAGGGACAGACATCACAGTAAGTGTAAAACACCTATATATAGTTCCTGATGCCAGTAAAGACCAAAACCATACTATTCAGTATATTACATAAGTCACTTCCCCCAGAGAACCTGAAGCGGACACTAACCCGCAAAGTGTTGTCCCATGAGCCTGAGCAGAACGCGGTCCCATCAGGGGACACTCTGACGGTGCTGACCCGATTTTCATGGCCAAAGAGAATTGCCACTCTGGTACCTTTCAGGACATCCCAGACGTTAATGGTGTAGTCATTATATCCTGCAAACAGCAATcgacctgtaaaaaaaaaaaaaaaaaaaaagtataggtAACAAGggaaaaatgttgttgtttagtATAATATTAAGTCAAGTAACATTTACTTTATACAATAAAgattgtcaaagcagcttcacatgaATAAACaggaatataatatataataatgttgcAAAATTAAATCCAATTTTGGCTCTAAGGCAGCTAAGATAGTACTGTCTCAGTTTAATGTTGATTCAATTtagctcagtaaaaaaaaaatagcaaaatgtaTTGGTTATGAAGCAAACTTAATTCAATTATAAAGCAGCTCTGTAGTTAGTAGAGCTGATCAAGTCAGATCAAAATTAAtttagttcagttcaataacagtgcAAAGTTCATTAGTTATGAAATGAGTTTAAGTTAGCTCTACAGAAGGACATTTTTTTAGCTCAAAACAGGTcaatgttaatttatttcagctcAATAACTTACAATGTCTCAACGTTCAGAATTCAATAACAGTAGAAAGCTCATCAATTCCTAAACAAATCTGATTCAGCTATAAAGAAGCagtatatgaaaaaatattatccagctcaattcagttcaagttttgcTTTCCCTCTAGTGTCAGTGAAGTGGATTATTACAGAATATgtcttatttgtcttttaattgtcttttgtgtaatttattacaaacataGTGAAATATTGTTCGTTATAATGCCACAGacaaatttagttttattttaatcagtCCTTTTTGTCATTTGAAAGCTAGATTAAAGATTTAGGTTCTTAAGGCTTGGGTTTTTGTGGTACTTTTATGgactttgtttaatatttttgtagcttTCCACTGTCAATCCCCTTTTATTGCATGGAACAAAACTTCGGCTAAACTTCTCCTTTTGGGTTCcacaaaagtcatacaggtttggaacaacatgagggtaaataaatgatgacatcatGTTCAACCCTTCTATTATAACTTCTGTATGCTTCGTGTTTTTGAAGACTATGGTTTATCTTTATACTCTTCTTGAGCAATATAACTGTCATAAGTCTAAATTCCCTAATGAGACACATGTTAGACACATGCTATCCTCACAAGTGTGGGCATCACAGCTGAGGTAATTGCCTGTTCTCTCATTTGACTATGTTGAGTAACTTTCCTTGGAAACCCTTGGTTTCATTAGAGCAGATATCTGTCAGTATTAACCATGTGTCATGTGTACTAAAATAAGGAATTAGCAGAAACCTGTATAGTCAGTGCACTTATACAGTGCCTTGCTAATGTATTCATACCCCTACATTTTTttcacgtttttttattttttatgttgctgccttatctttaactgctttaaattacttttaatccCACATCAATATACACTCCACACACTAAAATGATAAAGCAAACCTTATACACGATAAACAGGTTTTTATACAGGTTTTTAACATCTTTGCAGATTTATTGAAacgaaaaaaacttaaatgattcTGTTGCATTGCATAAGCATAAGATAtctggaacagttgaatttagcTCAGGAGCATTAATATTGCTTGTAAATGTTACTACACGTCAagtgaagttaacctgtggcaaattcaaatTTGGAAAGGCATACATGCcttaataaaaggtctaacagctgctaatgcatatcagagcaaatACCAGGCCCTGAGGTCAAAAGAACTTCCTGTAGAGGTCAGAAACAGGTTTGCATCAAGCCACACATTTGGAGaagaatttagaaaaaaatatacttcATTGAAGGGTCACAAAAGCATGGTGTGTCTATTACCCTTAATGGAAGAAGTCTGAAACAaccaggggtgcatttcccaaaagcatagttgctaactaagttagcaactttgttggttgcaatacaatttcccattgccaaccaactaagttgctaacaggttagcaactatgcttttgggaaacgcaccccaggacTCTTCCCAGAGCTGGCCttctggccaaactgagcaactgatggagaACCACACTAACAAGATGGTCACTATAGTTAGGCTCCATGATCATATGATGGGAGATACAAATGGAAGAaacctacagaaggacaaacatcactgcaacactCCACTGATCTGGGCTTTATGGCGTTGTGGCAAGACTCAATCCTTTCTTCagtgaagacacatgaaaacacacttaacatttgcaaaaaaaaaaaaattcccccaaAGGACCATCAAAGTGTGAGATACAAGATTATGTGGTTTGATGAACCTCAATTCCTAACATTATGTTTGAAGGAAACCATCTCCGCTCATCACCTGTGGagtaccatcccaaaagtaaagtgtgctggtaacagcctcatgctgtggggctgtttttcagCATTAGGGACTAAGGGACTCATCAGAATAGTAGACAAGCTCAATGCACCAAAATATTGATATTAGCTTTAATGAAAACCTAGTCGAGAGCATTCAAAACCGcagactgggcagaaggttcaCTTTCCAACAGGACAATGAAGTACACAGCAAGAGTGGtttatagacaactctgtgaattTCCTTAAGTGGCGCAGCCACAGCCTGAGCCTGAACCCAATCAggtatttctggagaaacctgaaaatgtgcatctgGCCCATCCAACCTAACAGAGCTTGAGAGGAGAAGAGATGAGGAGAAGAATTGCCCAATGTTGATGAGCAAAGCTTGTCGCATCAAACAAAAAAGACTTGAGACTGTAAAGATGCTTCAGCTAGGTGTACTTATTTCACCTAGAGCAGTGTATAAGAGTCACATGTAACTGAGATGTCACAGCAACTTTAATGATCGATGCCCAGTTCAAGAAATAATTTTCCAaacaatgaaaattctgtcatcatttactcaccctcattctgTTTCAAACCAGTGCGACTTTATACTGTTAAAACATACAGAGAAATCTTGCTCTTTGGAatgcaatgaaaataaaatggtttTCAAGTGAATCAGCTAGGCTTCATGACACATACATTCTATAAGTATTCTAGAGCAATATTATtgccttttttttaaacaccatcCTCTAATGTCATTCTTATACAGATATTACGCAAAAAACATGTCACATCATGTTAGACATTAATGACGATATAGTCAAAAAATATGGATGTTTGATATCAAGTCTGGCATGACAGGTTTTTGAAGGGATGGTTTACCATGTTTTAattcctgtatgactttctttttttctgtagaacacatatattttgaagaatgtttcagcaGTTTTTTGTCTATGCAAtaaaaagtcaatggggtccaaaacaacaagtAACCCTATTAACTTTCACTTGAATTCCCATattct is a window of Carassius carassius chromosome 23, fCarCar2.1, whole genome shotgun sequence DNA encoding:
- the LOC132101312 gene encoding anti-apoptotic protein NR13-like, with translation MRSDCCLRNCGWRAQSDIAGRKMSCWLREQTLMLAEDYIGFCSGIQQTPPSESAEAMRYLAKEMEQQHRTKFRSLSQEFLDVCGSDPSKCLQRVMRELVVDGKLNWGRVVSIFTFTGVLASELLSRGENSECSRRLAETIADYLGGEKQDWLVENGGWEGFCRFFHNARQMNQESSMKTALFAAAGVGLAGLTFLLVR